TGTCGAAAGCGGCAAAAAAACTGCCGCTTGCTAATTCATTTGTCCCTTGATTGTTCGCTGAGTCTCGTCCCATCCGTCTTCCAGCACTTTGACGTATTCTTCCGGAGTCAAAAGCGGCTCCATCGTTTTCAACAAATACAGCCAGCCGTCGCCGTAGTTGTCGGCGTTGATGCCTGCCGGGTCGTTAAGTAGTGCTTCGTTAAATTCGAGGATCTCACCAGCGCACGGAGTGTACATGCTTGAGACCGCTTTCGCACTTTCGACTTCGCCGATCTCCTGCCGATCTTTCACTGTGGTTCCCGGATCGATTGTCCATTCCAGAAAATAGACATCCTGCAGCAGGCGCACGGAATACGACGTGAAACCGACTTTAAACACGTTCGGTTCCGT
This DNA window, taken from Fuerstiella marisgermanici, encodes the following:
- a CDS encoding glycine cleavage system protein H; protein product: MMGQFKAIIPTDRQYCARHMWLQQTEPNVFKVGFTSYSVRLLQDVYFLEWTIDPGTTVKDRQEIGEVESAKAVSSMYTPCAGEILEFNEALLNDPAGINADNYGDGWLYLLKTMEPLLTPEEYVKVLEDGWDETQRTIKGQMN